Proteins encoded together in one Streptomyces umbrinus window:
- a CDS encoding arsenate reductase/protein-tyrosine-phosphatase family protein, protein MTAPDAGRGIGTGTGYTGAYGDGASGDSSFRILHVSTGNVCRSPITERLTRHALADRLGDPLWGGLIVESAGTWGHEGAPMEANAEAVLADFGADASGFVGRELLDEHVIRADLVLTATRDHRAQVISMGHSAGLRTFTLKEFTRLVRAIDPATLPPLDDGMVERARALVRAAAALRGWLLAPTAEADEVYDPYGAPLPFFRSVGDEINQALDPVVTALTGVPARA, encoded by the coding sequence TTGACAGCCCCTGACGCGGGGCGTGGCATAGGGACGGGGACGGGGTACACGGGGGCTTACGGCGACGGGGCCTCGGGGGACTCCTCTTTTCGCATCCTCCACGTCAGCACCGGCAATGTGTGCCGCTCGCCGATCACCGAGCGGCTGACCCGTCATGCCCTGGCGGACCGGCTCGGCGACCCCCTGTGGGGCGGCCTGATCGTGGAGAGCGCCGGTACCTGGGGTCATGAGGGCGCGCCCATGGAGGCCAACGCGGAGGCGGTCCTCGCGGACTTCGGCGCGGACGCCTCCGGCTTCGTCGGCCGTGAGCTGCTGGACGAGCACGTCATCAGGGCGGACCTCGTCCTCACGGCCACCCGCGACCACCGCGCCCAGGTCATCTCCATGGGCCACTCGGCGGGCCTGCGCACCTTCACCCTGAAGGAGTTCACCCGCCTGGTCCGCGCCATAGACCCCGCCACCCTCCCTCCCCTGGACGACGGCATGGTCGAACGCGCCCGAGCCCTGGTCCGCGCGGCAGCGGCTCTACGCGGGTGGCTCCTGGCCCCGACAGCGGAGGCGGACGAGGTGTACGACCCGTACGGCGCCCCTCTCCCGTTCTTCCGGTCAGTGGGCGATGAGATCAATCAGGCGCTGGATCCGGTGGTCACGGCGTTGACGGGTGTGCCCGCACGCGCCTGA
- the rpmE gene encoding 50S ribosomal protein L31: MKRDIHPEYVETQVSCTCGASFTTRSTISSGAVRAEVCSECHPFYTGKQKILDTGGRVARFEARFGKAKAAADNK, translated from the coding sequence TTGAAGCGCGACATCCACCCCGAGTACGTCGAGACGCAGGTCAGCTGCACCTGTGGCGCGTCGTTCACCACCCGCAGCACGATCTCCAGCGGCGCCGTCCGCGCCGAGGTCTGCTCCGAGTGCCACCCGTTCTACACGGGCAAGCAGAAGATCCTCGACACCGGTGGCCGCGTGGCCCGCTTCGAGGCCCGCTTCGGCAAGGCCAAGGCTGCCGCTGACAACAAGTAG
- the prfA gene encoding peptide chain release factor 1 — MFEAVEELIGEHADLEKKLADPSVHADQANARKLNKRYAELTPIVATYRSWKQTGDDIETAKEFVADDPDFAAEVKELEKQREELTEKLRLLLVPRDPSDDKDVILEIKAGAGGDESALFAGDLLRMYLRYAERVGWKTEIIDSTESELGGYKDVQVAVKTKGGQGATEPGQGVWARMKYEGGVHRVQRVPSTESQGRIHTSAAGVLVTPEAEEVDVEILANDLRIDVYRSSGPGGQSVNTTDSAVRITHIPTGVVASCQNEKSQLQNKEQAMRILRSRLLAAAQEEAESKAADARRSQVRTVDRSEKIRTYNFPENRISDHRVGFKAYNLDQVLDGDLDAVIQACVDADSAAKLAAA; from the coding sequence ATGTTCGAGGCGGTCGAGGAACTGATCGGCGAGCACGCCGATCTGGAGAAGAAGCTCGCTGACCCGTCGGTCCACGCCGACCAGGCCAACGCGCGCAAGCTCAACAAGCGCTACGCCGAGCTCACCCCGATCGTCGCGACGTACCGCTCCTGGAAGCAGACCGGGGACGACATCGAGACGGCGAAGGAGTTCGTCGCCGACGACCCGGACTTCGCGGCCGAGGTCAAGGAGCTGGAGAAGCAGCGCGAGGAACTGACGGAGAAGCTGCGGCTGCTCCTCGTCCCGCGCGACCCCAGCGACGACAAGGACGTCATCCTGGAGATCAAGGCGGGAGCGGGCGGCGACGAGTCGGCCCTGTTCGCCGGTGACCTGCTGCGCATGTATCTCCGGTACGCCGAGCGCGTCGGCTGGAAGACCGAGATCATCGACTCCACCGAGTCCGAGCTGGGCGGCTACAAGGACGTCCAGGTCGCCGTGAAGACCAAGGGCGGCCAGGGCGCCACCGAGCCCGGCCAGGGGGTCTGGGCCCGGATGAAGTACGAGGGCGGGGTGCACCGCGTGCAGCGGGTGCCCTCGACCGAGTCGCAGGGCCGTATCCACACCTCCGCCGCCGGTGTGCTCGTCACGCCCGAGGCCGAGGAGGTCGACGTCGAGATCCTCGCGAACGACCTGCGGATCGACGTCTACCGCTCCTCCGGTCCCGGCGGCCAGTCCGTCAACACGACCGACTCCGCCGTGCGCATCACGCACATTCCCACCGGAGTCGTTGCCTCCTGCCAGAACGAGAAGAGCCAGCTGCAGAACAAGGAGCAGGCGATGCGTATCCTGCGCTCCAGGCTGCTGGCCGCGGCGCAGGAGGAGGCGGAGAGCAAGGCCGCGGACGCCCGCCGCAGCCAGGTCCGTACCGTCGACCGCTCCGAGAAGATCCGTACGTACAACTTCCCGGAGAACCGCATCTCGGACCACCGGGTCGGCTTCAAGGCGTACAACTTGGACCAGGTGCTCGACGGTGATCTGGACGCGGTGATCCAGGCGTGCGTCGACGCGGACTCGGCCGCCAAGCTCGCCGCGGCGTAG
- a CDS encoding L-threonylcarbamoyladenylate synthase, whose translation MARRYDTNDATDRSTGLREAASAVRRGELVVLPTDTVYGIGADAFSSEAVTDLLEAKGRGRNMPTPVLIGSPNTLHGLVTDFSEMAWELVDAFWPGALTLVAKHQPSLQWDLGDTRGTVAVRMPLHPVAIELLTEVGPMAVSSANLTGHPAPEDCDAAQEMLGDSVSVYLDGGPTPGNVPSSIVDVTGKVPVLLRAGALSAEELRKVVPDLEVAN comes from the coding sequence ATGGCACGGCGATACGACACCAACGACGCGACCGACCGCTCGACGGGTCTGCGCGAGGCCGCGTCCGCCGTCCGCCGCGGCGAGCTCGTGGTGCTGCCGACCGACACCGTGTACGGGATCGGCGCCGACGCGTTCAGCTCGGAGGCCGTGACCGACCTGCTGGAGGCCAAGGGCCGCGGCCGGAACATGCCCACGCCCGTCCTCATCGGCTCCCCGAACACGCTGCACGGCCTGGTCACCGACTTCTCCGAGATGGCGTGGGAGCTCGTCGACGCGTTCTGGCCGGGCGCGCTCACGCTCGTCGCCAAGCACCAGCCGTCCCTCCAGTGGGACCTGGGCGACACCCGTGGCACGGTCGCCGTACGTATGCCGCTGCACCCGGTCGCCATCGAGCTGCTGACCGAGGTCGGTCCGATGGCCGTCTCCTCCGCGAACCTGACCGGCCACCCGGCTCCCGAGGACTGTGACGCCGCGCAGGAGATGCTCGGCGACTCCGTCTCCGTGTACCTGGACGGCGGGCCGACCCCCGGCAACGTCCCGTCGTCGATCGTCGACGTCACGGGCAAGGTGCCGGTGCTCCTGCGGGCGGGAGCCCTGTCCGCGGAGGAGCTGCGCAAGGTCGTCCCCGACCTCGAGGTGGCGAATTGA
- the prmC gene encoding peptide chain release factor N(5)-glutamine methyltransferase, with protein MNLLLAEVAQATQRLADAGVPSPRNDAEELAAFVHGVKRGELHTVKDADFDARYWEVIARREAREPLQHITGRAYFRYLELQVGPGVFVPRPETESVVGWAIDAVRAMDVVEPLIVDLCTGSGAIALALAQEVPRSRVHAVELSEDALRWTRKNVEGSRVDLRQGNALDAFRDLDGQVDLVISNPPYIPLTEWEYVAPEARDYDPELALFSGEDGLDLIRGLERTAHRLLRPGGVVVIEHADTQGGQVPWIFTEERGWADAADHPDLNNRPRFATARRATP; from the coding sequence GTGAACCTGCTGCTCGCGGAAGTGGCCCAGGCCACCCAGCGGCTGGCCGACGCCGGCGTGCCCTCGCCGCGCAACGACGCCGAGGAACTCGCCGCGTTCGTGCACGGCGTGAAGCGGGGCGAGCTGCACACCGTCAAGGACGCGGACTTCGACGCCCGGTACTGGGAGGTGATCGCGCGCCGCGAGGCCCGCGAGCCGCTCCAGCACATCACCGGGCGGGCCTACTTCCGCTATCTGGAACTCCAGGTCGGGCCGGGCGTGTTCGTGCCCCGGCCCGAGACGGAGTCCGTGGTCGGCTGGGCCATAGACGCCGTCCGCGCGATGGACGTCGTCGAGCCGCTGATCGTCGACCTGTGCACCGGCTCGGGCGCGATCGCGCTCGCCCTCGCGCAGGAGGTGCCCCGCTCGCGCGTCCACGCCGTCGAACTGTCCGAGGATGCCCTGCGGTGGACCCGTAAGAACGTCGAGGGATCCAGGGTCGACCTGCGGCAGGGCAACGCCCTGGACGCGTTCCGCGACCTCGACGGCCAGGTCGACCTCGTCATCTCCAACCCGCCGTACATCCCGCTGACCGAATGGGAGTACGTCGCTCCGGAGGCCCGGGACTACGATCCCGAACTCGCCCTGTTCTCGGGGGAGGACGGTCTCGACCTCATCCGCGGTCTGGAGCGCACCGCGCACCGGCTGCTGCGGCCCGGCGGTGTCGTCGTCATCGAGCACGCCGACACCCAGGGCGGGCAGGTGCCGTGGATCTTCACGGAGGAGCGGGGCTGGGCCGACGCCGCGGACCATCCCGACCTCAACAACCGGCCGCGGTTCGCGACCGCCCGCAGGGCGACGCCATGA